In Sporanaerobacter acetigenes DSM 13106, the DNA window TGAACCAAAAGTGTTATTATTGGATGAACCTCTTGGAGCATTGGATTTAAAGCTTAGAAAAGAAATGCAATTAGAACTTAAGAATATGCAAAAAAGAGTAGGAATTACTTTTATATATGTAACTCATGATCAAGAAGAAGCACTTACTATGTCAGACACAATAGTTGTCATGGACAAGGGAGAAATACAGCAGATAGGTACACCTGTTGATATATACAATGAACCTAAAAATGCTTTTGTAGCTAAATTTATCGGTGAGAGCAATATTATTGATGGAACAATGCATGAGGACTATATAGTTGAATTTGCAGGAAGAGTATTTGATTGTGTTGACAGTGGTTTTGAAAGAGATGAAGAAGTTCAAGTAGTTATAAGACCTGAAGATTTAAACATAGTAGATGCAAAAGATGGGATGATTAAAGGAAAAGTTACATCTGTAACATTTAAAGGTGTTCATTATGAAATGCTTGTAGAGAGCAAAGAGTTTCAGTGGAAAGTTCATAGTACTATTATGAAGCCAGTAGATACAGAAATTGGTTTGACAGTTATTCCTGACAATATACACATTATGAAGAAGGTGATAGAAAATTGAAACAGTTAAAATGGCTTTCTTATCCTTACATTTTTTGGATGATACTATTTATAATAGTACCTTTGATATTGGTATTTATTTTTAGTTTTACTACAGGAGATATTCGTTTAAATGGAGATTTTCAATTTTCTATTGAAAACTTTCAAAGATTTTTCGATCCACTTTATTTAAAGGTATTGGGGAAATCTGTAAATCTAGCATTAAAATCCACTATAATATGCTTATTGTTGGGATATCCTATGGCTATGATCATTTCAAGAGAAAATATAAAAAAGCGAAATGTCATGATCCTTTTATTTGTAGTTCCAATGTGGATGAATTTTTTGTTGAGAACTTATGCTTGGATGACTTTGCTTGGGAAAAATGGAGTTTTAAATTTTTTGATAAAAAAATTGGGATTTACACCATTAAATTTTATTTACAATGACAATGCTGTACTTCTTGGAATGGTGTATAATTTTTTGCCCTTTATGGTACTTCCCATATATTCTGTACTCATAAAAATGGATAAAAGTTTAATAGAGGCAGCAGAAGACTTGGGAGCTAACAAGGTAAAAGTGTTTTTAAAGATTATATTTCCACTAAGCTTACCTGGAGTTGTTTCAGGATTTACAATGGTATTTATGCCAGCACTAAGTACATTTGTCATATCTAGACTTTTAGGTGGAGGTCAATATATGCTTATTGGAAACTTAATTGAACAGCAATTCTTATGGACAGGAGATTGGCATTTTGGCTCTGCTATATCAATAATTATGATGGCATTTATTTTAATAGGAATGGCCATTACATCAAAATTTGACAAAGATAAAGAAGGAGGGGGCTTGTGGTGAGCAAATTCTTGAAAAAGTTTTATACTGTACTTATATTTATATTTTTATATGCTCCCATTGTAGTGCTGATTATATTTTCTTTTAACAATTCAAAGTCGAGGGGCTCTTGGAATGGTTTTACATTGAAATGGTATATAGAACTTTTTAAAAATGAAGAGATAATGAAAGCACTATATTATACTATAATTATAGCTGTTCTTTCAGCAGTTATTTCAACTATAATAGGGACACTTGCAGCTATAGGTATATATAATATGAATTATTTAGGTAAAAAAGTAGCTTTAAATATAAACTACTTACCAGTACTAAATCCAGATATAGTTACAGCTGTATCCCTTATGACATTGTATAGATTTATGAATATACAATTAGGATTTTTATCTATGCTACTATCTCATATTACATTTTGTATCCCTTATGTGATATTATCAGTACTTCCTAAATTGAAACAGCTAAATAAACATTTGGCAGAAGCTGCAATGGATTTAGGTGCTACTCCTTTTTATGCATTGAGAAAAGTCATTATTCCTGAAATAATGCCTGGAATAGTCACAGGAGCCCTTATGGCTTTTACATTATCTATTGATGATTTTGTAATAAGTTTTTTCAATACAGGCTCTGGAGTTACAAACTTAAGTATAACAGTATATTCTATGGCTAGAAGAGGAATCAAACCTGAAATCAATGCGTTGTCGTCCCTTATGTTTTTAACAGTACTTGTTTTGCTTTTAATTATAAATAAGAGGACTACAAAAGATTTGGAAAGAAGAGGTGATATTGCATGAAAAAAAGTATAAAATATGTTTTATTTGTCTTGTCAATTGCAATCATTGGCACTGTTTTTACAGGGTGCAAGAAAGATGAAAACACATTAAATGTATATAATTGGGGAGATTATATAGCTCCAGAAGTCATTGAGGAATTTGAAGAAGAATATGGTATAAAGGTAAATTATAGTACTTTTGATACCAATGAAGATATGTATGTAAAAGTTAAATCTGGTGGAAATAGCTATGATGTATTGTTTCCTTCTGATTATATTATTGAGAAAATGATAAAAGAAGATATGTTGCTCAAACTAGATATGAACAACATTCCTAATTATAAAAATATAGATGAAAAATTTAAAAATCTTGATTTTGATCCAGATAATGAATACTCAGTTCCTTATATGTGGGGGACACTGGGGATTATATACAATAAAAATGCAGTTACTGACAAAGTAGAAAGTTTGGATATTCTTTGGGATAAAAAATACAGTGGCCAAATTTTAATGTTAAATAGCCAAAGAGATTCTATTGCTATTTCACTAAAGAGATTGGGATATTCTATGAATTCAACAGATAAAGATGAGTTACAAAAGGCAAAAGAAGAACTTATAAAGCAAAAACCACTTGTATATGCTTATGTTGGGGATGAAGTAAAGGATTTGATGATAGGTGAAGAAGCGGATATTGGAGTAGTTTGGTCTGGAGATGCAGTATATATGATGGGCGAAAATGAAAATTTGGATTATGTAGTTCCTAAAGAAGGTTCAAATCTGTGGTTTGATAATATGGTTATACCAAGTACTAGCAAGCACAAAAAAGAAGCAGAACTCTTTATAAATTTCATGTGCAGACCAGATATTGCATTAAAAAATACTGAATACATTGGATATTCCACTCCTAATAAAGAAACATTTAAATTGCTTTCTGAAGAAATGAAAAACGATGATGTAGCTTATCCTAAAGATGAAGGCTTAGAAAACTGTGAAATATTCAATGATCTTGGAGAGTTCACAAAAGAATATTCAAGAATTTGGACGGAAATTCTTGCTCAATAACATAAAATACTCTTGCATATGAATATGTGCAAGAGTATTTTGTGTAATGCAGAAAATTAAGGGTAATAAAATACTAGTATTATAAATTTAGGAGGTTTTATGATGGACAAGTGTGAATATCTTATTGTTGGGAATGGAATCACAGGTTTAGCTGCTGCAAGAGAAATAAGAAAAAATGATGAAACTGGTTCCATAACTATGGTTTCCAGTGAACCTTATCTTACCTATTATAGAGTTAAACTTACAGAATACTTAAGCAAGGATTTTCAAGATGAAGAACTTTTAGTGAACAAAGAAAAATGGTATGAAGACAAAAATATAAATGTTATAGTGAATAAAATAGTTGAAGAAATTGATACAGAAGGAAATAAGATAAAAATAGATGATGGAAGCGAAATTCAGTACAATAAATTGTTATTGGCTATGGGGAGCAGGCCTTTCATACCTCCAATAGCTGGAAAATATAAAAATGGAGTTCTTGCGCTGAGAACACTTAAAGATTTAAGATATATTCAAAATTATTTTTCCAATTGCCAAACTATTACTATTATAGGTGGTGGATTGTTGGGACTGGAAGCTGCCTATTCAGTTAAGAAACTCAACAAAAAAGTAAACATCATTCAATCTTCACCTTATTTATTAAATAGACAATTAGATGAAGAAATATCTAGAAAACTTGAAAAAAAATTGAGAGAAGCTGGGTTTAATTTATACTTAAATTCTCAAGCAGAAGAAATATTGGGGGAAGAAAGAGCAAATGGTATCAAATTGAATGGAGACAGAATAGTATCTACAGATGCAGTTTTGGTATCCTCTGGAGTTCGTTCTAATCTTGATTTAGTTAGAGATACCAAAATTGAACATGATAGAGGAGTCAAAGTAGATAAATATTTAAAGACAAATATTGACAATATCTATGCCGCTGGTGATGTGGCAGAAGTAGAAGGAGTAGTACTTGGACTTTGGAGTGCTGGAAATG includes these proteins:
- the potA gene encoding spermidine/putrescine ABC transporter ATP-binding protein, producing MEKNLIIDLKNIYKEYDGIEVLKNINFYIRKNEFLTLLGPSGCGKTTTLRIIGGFEQPTSGELIFEGKNIINVPPYERQINTVFQKYALFPHMNVFENVAFGLKIKRLSKYEIKKKVIDMLKMVNLEGFENRSIESLSGGQQQRVAIARALVNEPKVLLLDEPLGALDLKLRKEMQLELKNMQKRVGITFIYVTHDQEEALTMSDTIVVMDKGEIQQIGTPVDIYNEPKNAFVAKFIGESNIIDGTMHEDYIVEFAGRVFDCVDSGFERDEEVQVVIRPEDLNIVDAKDGMIKGKVTSVTFKGVHYEMLVESKEFQWKVHSTIMKPVDTEIGLTVIPDNIHIMKKVIEN
- a CDS encoding NAD(P)/FAD-dependent oxidoreductase; this encodes MDKCEYLIVGNGITGLAAAREIRKNDETGSITMVSSEPYLTYYRVKLTEYLSKDFQDEELLVNKEKWYEDKNINVIVNKIVEEIDTEGNKIKIDDGSEIQYNKLLLAMGSRPFIPPIAGKYKNGVLALRTLKDLRYIQNYFSNCQTITIIGGGLLGLEAAYSVKKLNKKVNIIQSSPYLLNRQLDEEISRKLEKKLREAGFNLYLNSQAEEILGEERANGIKLNGDRIVSTDAVLVSSGVRSNLDLVRDTKIEHDRGVKVDKYLKTNIDNIYAAGDVAEVEGVVLGLWSAGNEQGKIAGQNMTGGTKEYTSPKPYTNLQIGDISLFSAGDVKNFDKVYEYKEGSEIHHKLFTTDGKITGAILFGDISEMNSLRKAVLENMDADIYLKDGIAFR
- a CDS encoding ABC transporter permease is translated as MILFIIVPLILVFIFSFTTGDIRLNGDFQFSIENFQRFFDPLYLKVLGKSVNLALKSTIICLLLGYPMAMIISRENIKKRNVMILLFVVPMWMNFLLRTYAWMTLLGKNGVLNFLIKKLGFTPLNFIYNDNAVLLGMVYNFLPFMVLPIYSVLIKMDKSLIEAAEDLGANKVKVFLKIIFPLSLPGVVSGFTMVFMPALSTFVISRLLGGGQYMLIGNLIEQQFLWTGDWHFGSAISIIMMAFILIGMAITSKFDKDKEGGGLW
- a CDS encoding ABC transporter permease, giving the protein MSKFLKKFYTVLIFIFLYAPIVVLIIFSFNNSKSRGSWNGFTLKWYIELFKNEEIMKALYYTIIIAVLSAVISTIIGTLAAIGIYNMNYLGKKVALNINYLPVLNPDIVTAVSLMTLYRFMNIQLGFLSMLLSHITFCIPYVILSVLPKLKQLNKHLAEAAMDLGATPFYALRKVIIPEIMPGIVTGALMAFTLSIDDFVISFFNTGSGVTNLSITVYSMARRGIKPEINALSSLMFLTVLVLLLIINKRTTKDLERRGDIA
- a CDS encoding ABC transporter substrate-binding protein — protein: MKKSIKYVLFVLSIAIIGTVFTGCKKDENTLNVYNWGDYIAPEVIEEFEEEYGIKVNYSTFDTNEDMYVKVKSGGNSYDVLFPSDYIIEKMIKEDMLLKLDMNNIPNYKNIDEKFKNLDFDPDNEYSVPYMWGTLGIIYNKNAVTDKVESLDILWDKKYSGQILMLNSQRDSIAISLKRLGYSMNSTDKDELQKAKEELIKQKPLVYAYVGDEVKDLMIGEEADIGVVWSGDAVYMMGENENLDYVVPKEGSNLWFDNMVIPSTSKHKKEAELFINFMCRPDIALKNTEYIGYSTPNKETFKLLSEEMKNDDVAYPKDEGLENCEIFNDLGEFTKEYSRIWTEILAQ